The following are from one region of the Tachysurus fulvidraco isolate hzauxx_2018 chromosome 15, HZAU_PFXX_2.0, whole genome shotgun sequence genome:
- the LOC113663520 gene encoding asialoglycoprotein receptor 2-like isoform X2 yields the protein MTRNIYANCSAKYEDVYENDLPRTRVTRSNEGNKRSGVYRLAAMCVLLLFVLLLTAVIVLWVKLVTERNLNKKLKQERDQLQDLNMQDKLKWKRFGSSLYYFTDLKNWTESRQDCIERGADLVVINSKEKQDFIVNELQGSRKWIGLSDREEEGTWKWVDGTLLTNGHWGYSQPDNKENEDCAEIGLPERHNWNDRPCFEKQGWICEKRGDL from the exons ATGACACGTAATATTTATGCAAACTGTAGCGCAAAGTATGAAGACGTCTATGAAAATGACCTTCCGAGGACTCGAGTGACCAGAAGCAATGAGGGAAATAAGagatcag GAGTTTACAGACTGGCTGCAATGTGTGTGCTACTGCTGTTTGTTCTCCTGCTGACTGCCGTCATAGTGCTGTGGGTCAAATTAGTTACAGAACGCAACCTAAACAAAAAGTTAAAGCAGGAGAGAGATCAACTTCAGGACCTAA ATATGCAGGACAAGCTGAAGTGGAAACGCTTTGGCTCCAGTCTTTACTACTTCACTGATTTAAAGAACTGGACTGAGAGCAGACAGGACTGCATAGAGAGAGGCGCAGACCTGGTGGTCATTAACAGCAAagagaaacag GATTTCATCGTAAATGAGCTGCAAGGAAGTCGGAAATGGATTGGTTTGAGTGATAGAGAAGAAGAGGGAACATGGAAATGGGTGGACGGCACACTACTGACCAACGG GCACTGGGGTTATTCTCAGCCagataataaagaaaatgaggACTGTGCTGAGATCGGGTTACCGGAAAGGCATAACTGGAATGACAGACCCTGCTTTGAAAAGCAAGGCTGGATCTGTGAGAAGAGAGGTGATTTGTGA
- the LOC113663520 gene encoding perlucin-like protein isoform X1, with protein MTRNIYANCSAKYEDVYENDLPRTRVTRSNEGNKRSGVYRLAAMCVLLLFVLLLTAVIVLWVKLVTERNLNKKLKQERDQLQDLSEQLKHEKHEIQNMSNALDMQDKLKWKRFGSSLYYFTDLKNWTESRQDCIERGADLVVINSKEKQDFIVNELQGSRKWIGLSDREEEGTWKWVDGTLLTNGHWGYSQPDNKENEDCAEIGLPERHNWNDRPCFEKQGWICEKRGDL; from the exons ATGACACGTAATATTTATGCAAACTGTAGCGCAAAGTATGAAGACGTCTATGAAAATGACCTTCCGAGGACTCGAGTGACCAGAAGCAATGAGGGAAATAAGagatcag GAGTTTACAGACTGGCTGCAATGTGTGTGCTACTGCTGTTTGTTCTCCTGCTGACTGCCGTCATAGTGCTGTGGGTCAAATTAGTTACAGAACGCAACCTAAACAAAAAGTTAAAGCAGGAGAGAGATCAACTTCAGGACCTAAGTGAGCAGTTAAAACATGAGAAACATGAAATTCAGAACATGTCGAATGCTTTAG ATATGCAGGACAAGCTGAAGTGGAAACGCTTTGGCTCCAGTCTTTACTACTTCACTGATTTAAAGAACTGGACTGAGAGCAGACAGGACTGCATAGAGAGAGGCGCAGACCTGGTGGTCATTAACAGCAAagagaaacag GATTTCATCGTAAATGAGCTGCAAGGAAGTCGGAAATGGATTGGTTTGAGTGATAGAGAAGAAGAGGGAACATGGAAATGGGTGGACGGCACACTACTGACCAACGG GCACTGGGGTTATTCTCAGCCagataataaagaaaatgaggACTGTGCTGAGATCGGGTTACCGGAAAGGCATAACTGGAATGACAGACCCTGCTTTGAAAAGCAAGGCTGGATCTGTGAGAAGAGAGGTGATTTGTGA